One genomic region from Quercus robur chromosome 4, dhQueRobu3.1, whole genome shotgun sequence encodes:
- the LOC126721226 gene encoding uncharacterized protein LOC126721226, producing the protein MSSAGNRNTNTIFGKKQKLEVQQQLKRLNKPALKSIESPDGDIIDCVDIYKQPAFDHPLLKNHTIQMRPSSYPEGFSFDEINDISSNSKPEFTQPWHLNGRCPEGTIPIRRTKEEDLLRAGSVANFGRKKYHTIPHAQNEIDRTSYELATYGEAGDKYYGMMAEMNLWNPHTHDENEFTLSQFWLEGGEYGQDFDSIQAGAMVYEHLYQDRNTRLFLYWTDDGYQGTGCYNLMCPGFVQLDKQIAMGAIVTPYSKYDGDQFALKFYVWKDVNGRGDWWLKINNKDFGYWPSSIFSILSDSAASVRWGGEVLNYNPEGQHTTTQMGSGHLAEEGPRKASFFKNLNVIDGLQILRGPRKTTTVVTNPNCYSILTYGGLFYYGGPGRNPNCP; encoded by the exons ATGTCATCAGCTGGAAATAGAAACACTAACACCATATTTGGTAAGAAACAAAAACTGGAGGTTCAGCAGCAATTAAAACGCCTTAACAAGCCCGCTCTTAAATCCATTGAG AGCCCGGATGGAGATATAATCGACTGCGTAGATATCTACAAGCAGCCAGCTTTTGATCATCCTTTGTTAAAAAATCACACAATTCAG ATGAGACCAAGTTCTTACCCAGAAGGGTTTTCATTTGATGAAATCAATGACATCTCTTCAAACTCCAAGCCCGAATTTACTCAACCATGGCACTTGAATGGAAGGTGCCCAGAAGGAACTATTCCCATAAGAAGAACTAAAGAAGAAGATTTATTAAGGGCAGGCTCTGTAGCTaattttggaaggaaaaaatacCATACCATCCCTCATGCTCAGAATGAAATTGATCGAACTTCCTATGAG TTAGCAACGTATGGTGAGGCTGGAGATAAGTATTATGGAATGATGGCAGAGATGAACCTCTGGAACCCCCATACCCATGATGAAAATGAGTTTACCTTATCTCAATTCTGGTTGGAAGGGGGTGAATATGGTCAAGATTTTGATTCCATTCAAGCCGGCGCGATG GTTTACGAACATCTATATCAAGATAGAAACACTAGACTCTTCCTATATTGGACT GATGATGGATATCAAGGCACAGGTTGCTACAATTTGATGTGCCCTGGCTTTGTTCAACTTGACAAACAGATTGCGATGGGTGCAATAGTCACCCCTTATTCCAAGTATGACGGTGACCAATTTGCACTCAAGTTCTATGTTTGGAAG GACGTTAATGGAAGGGGAGACTGGTGGTTGAAAATTAACAACAAAGACTTTGGATATTGGCCATCTTCCATATTCTCGATCCTGTCTGATAGTGCTGCAAGTGTTAGATGGGGAGGAGAGGTATTAAATTATAATCCAGAAGGGCAGCACACCACAACACAAATGGGTAGTGGCCATTTGGCAGAAGAAGGGCCCCGCAAGGCTAGTTTCTTCAAAAATCTCAATGTCATTGATGGTTTACAAATTCTCAGGGGTCCCCGAAAAACTACGACAGTCGTGACGAACCCCAATTGCTATAGTATCCTAACTTATGGAGGCCTCTTTTATTATGGTGGTCCGGGTAGAAACCCCAATTGTCCATGA